One region of Cucurbita pepo subsp. pepo cultivar mu-cu-16 chromosome LG03, ASM280686v2, whole genome shotgun sequence genomic DNA includes:
- the LOC111791124 gene encoding cinnamoyl-CoA reductase 2-like: MTLPAVVASAQTVCVTGAGGFIASWLVKLLLQKGYTVRGTVRNPDDPKNAHLKELDGAEEKLKLYGADLLDFESLKAAIIGCDGVFHTASAVTDDPEKVEETIIGTKNVILAAAEAKVRRIVFTSSIGTVYMNPNRSPDMIVDESCWSDLDFCKNTENWYCYAKTVAEQTAWAMAAEKGVDLVVLNPTLVLGPLLQATINASVAHIMKYLTGVVKTYVNAFQGYVHVKDVAKSHVLLYETPSAFGRYICIETMLHRQELVEILAKFFPEYPIPTKCSDQVNPRKKPYKYSVKKLKELGMEFIPVKQCIYETVKSLQEKGHLPLPTHS; this comes from the exons ATGACCCTCCCCGCCGTCGTAGCTTCCGCCCAAACTGTTTGTGTCACCGGCGCCGGTGGCTTCATTGCCTCTTGGCTCGTGAAGCTTCTTCTCCAAAAGGGTTACACTGTTAGAGGCACAGTAAGAAACCCAG ATGATCCGAAGAATGCTCATTTGAAAGAGTTGGATGGAGCTGAGGAAAAGCTGAAGTTGTATGGTGCTgatcttcttgattttgagAGCCTTAAAGCCGCCATTATCGGTTGCGATGGTGTCTTCCACACGGCGTCTGCGGTGACCGATGACCCA GAAAAAGTGGAGGAGACAATAATTGGGACAAAGAATGTTATATTGGCAGCAGCGGAGGCTAAGGTCCGGCGAATAGTGTTCACATCATCCATCGGAACGGTATACATGAACCCTAATAGAAGCCCCGACATGATAGTTGATGAGTCTTGTTGGAGTGACCTTGACTTTTGTAAAAATACAGAG AACTGGTATTGTTATGCAAAGACAGTTGCAGAGCAAACAGCATGGGCAATGGCGGCGGAGAAAGGGGTGGATCTAGTAGTGTTGAATCCCACGTTGGTACTTGGACCATTATTACAAGCAACAATAAATGCAAGTGTAGCTCATATAATGAAGTACTTGACTGGTGTTGTCAAGACATACGTGAATGCCTTTCAAG GTTATGTTCATGTTAAGGATGTTGCCAAATCTCATGTCTTGTTGTATGAGACTCCTTCTGCTTTTGGTCGATACATTTGTATTGAAACTATGCTTCATCGACAAGAGTTGGTTGAAATTTTGGCTAAGTTCTTTCCCGAGTATCCAATTCCTACCAA GTGTTCGGACCAAGTGAACCCTAGAAAGAAGCCTTACAAATATAGCGTCAAAAAGCTGAAGGAGTTGGGCATGGAGTTCATACCTGTGAAGCAATGCATCTACGAAACTGTGAAGAGCCTTCAAGAGAAGGGTCATCTTCCATTACCAACCCATTCTTAA